A DNA window from Synechococcales cyanobacterium T60_A2020_003 contains the following coding sequences:
- a CDS encoding NUDIX domain-containing protein, with translation MESKVSDRVAAFILRQNRNSRYELLMFRPLDREKDSIQLPGGGVDPGESLEQALHREIHEETGLTNLPIVRKLGVFERCWLDTGNTSRRHCFLLKTVSETPDEWVHVVHGNGSDAGLRFFYFWHRPSLNFPLSHSWRYFLSPRYIPELFDTER, from the coding sequence ATGGAATCCAAAGTTTCCGACCGAGTTGCCGCCTTTATTCTGCGTCAAAATCGCAACTCCCGTTACGAGTTGCTGATGTTTCGCCCTTTGGATCGGGAAAAGGATTCGATTCAGCTACCGGGCGGAGGGGTCGATCCCGGAGAATCGCTAGAACAAGCCCTTCATCGCGAAATTCATGAGGAAACTGGGCTGACCAACCTACCAATTGTCCGCAAATTGGGAGTTTTTGAGCGGTGCTGGCTGGATACGGGTAACACGAGTCGCCGCCACTGTTTTTTGTTGAAAACCGTATCGGAAACCCCCGATGAATGGGTTCACGTTGTTCACGGCAATGGTTCGGATGCGGGCCTGCGATTTTTCTATTTCTGGCATCGTCCTAGCCTTAACTTTCCCCTTTCCCACTCGTGGCGCTACTTTTTGAGTCCACGCTATATCCCTGAGCTTTTTGATACCGAACGGTAG
- a CDS encoding tryptophan-rich sensory protein, whose product MISTPSPKSSILMPWLTLAAIVGTFIVNVLSNIYPLNGMSIGELSNTMFADVLITPANYAFAIWGVIYLGLFAFGTYQVAPAQRSNSTLTPIRPWVIAACVAQIVWVYLFLSRLFVGSLVAMIAILVSLIMVYLQCQRAERLTRADRQLMNLPFSIYLGWISVATVVNGAIALYSVGWTGGGLAPAVWTAVMLVVSGAIALVLLCQYRDIAFPGVVIWAAVAIALRQAAIPTIAWTAWGVAIGLGLAIAVSTLIYPTNVPRSRI is encoded by the coding sequence ATGATCTCTACTCCGTCCCCAAAATCTTCGATCCTGATGCCCTGGCTAACACTGGCGGCAATTGTGGGTACATTTATCGTCAATGTTCTCTCCAATATCTACCCCCTCAACGGGATGAGCATTGGTGAACTATCCAACACAATGTTCGCTGACGTCCTGATCACCCCGGCTAACTATGCCTTTGCCATTTGGGGGGTCATTTACCTGGGGCTCTTTGCCTTTGGCACCTATCAAGTAGCGCCTGCCCAACGCTCTAACTCCACCCTCACCCCCATTCGTCCGTGGGTGATTGCTGCCTGCGTCGCTCAGATTGTCTGGGTGTACCTGTTTCTCTCACGCCTGTTTGTCGGATCGCTGGTCGCTATGATCGCGATTTTGGTTTCACTGATCATGGTCTACCTCCAATGCCAGCGGGCAGAACGCCTCACACGAGCCGATCGACAGTTGATGAATCTGCCGTTCAGTATCTATTTGGGCTGGATTTCCGTGGCCACCGTAGTCAACGGGGCGATCGCCCTCTATAGCGTCGGTTGGACAGGCGGTGGCCTTGCACCTGCGGTGTGGACAGCGGTGATGCTGGTCGTGAGTGGGGCGATCGCCCTTGTCTTACTCTGTCAATACCGCGATATCGCGTTTCCTGGGGTTGTGATTTGGGCGGCAGTGGCGATCGCCCTCCGACAGGCAGCAATTCCCACGATCGCCTGGACGGCGTGGGGGGTAGCGATTGGGTTGGGACTGGCGATCGCCGTTTCAACCTTGATCTACCCAACCAACGTGCCACGGTCGCGGATCTAG
- a CDS encoding rhomboid family intramembrane serine protease, with product MVPLKDFNPIRITPYVTYALIALNVVAFLYEASLPSEALTEFFEAWAVVPKTLTQSLELSGGMTEYKIREWTTLITSQFLHAGLLHLGGNMLYLWIFGNNLEEQLGRVRFLFFYLTCGVLAGLTQWYFSPFSEIPSLGASGAIAGVMGAYILRYPRVNILTLIPIGIFITTLRIPAILFLGFWFVQQALYGLVSLDVTTNVGMQGGGIAYWAHAGGFVFGAMLGPILGLFDEVTAVQPRNRGNVS from the coding sequence GTGGTTCCGCTGAAAGACTTTAACCCGATCCGAATTACGCCCTACGTGACCTATGCACTGATTGCGCTGAATGTGGTGGCGTTTCTGTACGAAGCGTCGCTGCCGTCCGAGGCTCTCACAGAATTCTTTGAGGCCTGGGCCGTGGTTCCCAAAACCTTAACCCAGAGTTTAGAACTGTCGGGCGGCATGACGGAGTATAAGATTCGCGAATGGACAACGCTAATCACCTCTCAGTTTCTCCATGCCGGATTGCTCCACCTGGGCGGCAACATGCTTTACCTTTGGATTTTCGGCAATAATTTGGAGGAGCAGTTGGGGCGGGTGCGGTTCCTCTTTTTCTATCTGACCTGTGGAGTCCTGGCGGGCTTAACCCAATGGTACTTCTCACCGTTTTCAGAAATTCCATCGCTGGGGGCCAGTGGGGCGATCGCAGGCGTCATGGGGGCATACATCCTTCGCTATCCTAGGGTGAATATTCTGACTCTGATTCCCATCGGTATTTTCATTACAACGCTGCGAATTCCGGCCATTCTCTTTTTAGGCTTTTGGTTCGTACAGCAAGCGCTCTATGGCTTAGTCAGTCTGGATGTCACCACAAATGTGGGCATGCAGGGCGGCGGCATTGCCTACTGGGCGCACGCAGGCGGATTTGTCTTTGGGGCGATGTTAGGGCCGATCCTCGGTTTATTTGATGAGGTGACTGCAGTACAGCCTCGTAATCGAGGCAATGTTTCCTAG
- a CDS encoding Crp/Fnr family transcriptional regulator, giving the protein MIYAPIFEASPQPDLRQILETLYQGRTLLPYSSGQMIDLYPDEVVIVCRGIVQLGTLYDSGDEALLGLACPSMPFGMPLTLIRPYQAQALTDVDVMRLKLYEVEQSPELAVGIFRQAMRRIQQTEAILALVGHRRVEDRLRHFLHLLKEQVGQAVDGGTRLSVRLTHQQMANAIGTTRVTVTRLLSAFKAEGWLAMDPNRHMIMRDLQN; this is encoded by the coding sequence ATGATTTACGCCCCAATTTTTGAGGCATCTCCGCAGCCCGATCTTCGTCAAATTTTAGAAACCCTCTATCAGGGGCGTACGCTCCTCCCCTACAGTTCTGGGCAGATGATTGACCTTTATCCCGATGAGGTTGTGATCGTCTGTCGCGGCATTGTTCAGCTCGGCACCCTCTACGACAGTGGCGACGAGGCGTTACTTGGGCTAGCCTGTCCTTCCATGCCCTTTGGCATGCCCCTCACCCTCATTCGTCCCTATCAGGCTCAGGCCTTAACGGATGTTGATGTCATGCGCCTCAAACTCTACGAAGTTGAACAGTCCCCTGAGTTAGCAGTCGGCATTTTCCGGCAGGCCATGCGTCGCATTCAGCAAACGGAAGCGATTCTGGCATTGGTTGGGCATCGTCGCGTGGAGGATCGTCTGCGCCATTTTCTGCACTTGCTTAAGGAACAGGTCGGCCAAGCGGTGGACGGAGGCACTCGCCTTTCGGTGCGCCTGACGCATCAACAAATGGCTAATGCTATTGGCACAACTCGCGTCACTGTAACGCGCCTACTCAGTGCGTTCAAAGCGGAGGGATGGCTTGCGATGGATCCAAATCGGCATATGATCATGCGGGATTTGCAGAACTAG
- a CDS encoding photosystem I reaction center subunit II, with the protein MTEALTGQTPKFGGSTGGLLTKAETEEKYAITWTSSKEQVFEMPTGGAAVMNEGENLLYLARKEQCLALGRQLRTKFKPRIEDYKIYRIFPSGETQYLHPADGVFPEKVNEGRGPVNSVPRNIGSNPEPATVKFSGKATYEP; encoded by the coding sequence ATGACAGAAGCGCTTACTGGACAAACTCCTAAATTTGGCGGCAGCACTGGCGGCTTGCTGACCAAGGCCGAAACCGAAGAAAAGTACGCAATTACCTGGACCAGTTCTAAGGAACAGGTGTTTGAAATGCCTACGGGCGGAGCAGCCGTTATGAACGAGGGAGAGAATCTTTTGTATCTCGCTCGTAAAGAACAGTGCCTAGCACTGGGACGGCAGCTTCGAACCAAATTTAAGCCTAGAATCGAGGACTACAAAATTTACCGAATTTTCCCATCGGGGGAAACTCAGTATCTCCATCCGGCGGATGGTGTATTCCCTGAGAAGGTGAATGAGGGTCGTGGCCCTGTCAATAGCGTTCCTCGCAATATTGGCAGCAACCCCGAACCTGCAACCGTTAAGTTTAGTGGGAAAGCCACCTACGAACCTTAA
- a CDS encoding flavin-dependent dehydrogenase — MREVLYIEVPTAASDAVCQWLHTTYKPFAGQPHPTPSGLRLVFPASSTRSGSAELPDELAIVIWSVQRTTYLKVFRWATQPAPQEAQILQHLTQGIRTAFPPQYPAPPVIDLSQHSIFEALAPYYPKTVAFFQRFPNGEYDLTRAYWWEQRWRDRVRNPQTPTPIVQQVSEATLPNLTTPMYDLIYIGGALGVIHAAVMAQRGYRVLLVERLPFGRMNREWNISRQEFQSLIDLGLFTPSEFEGLIACEYEDGFHKFFDANNPPQAKAPILHTPTVLNIALDSEKLLRLCGEKLRAAGGEIWDETEFKQADISAERVVVHAVGADGGDRSAQGRLLVDAMGTASPIAWQLNGGRAFDSVCPTVGAVIDGGFEPGVWDSRYGDVLNSHGDISRGRQLIWELFPGKGNELTFYLFHYHQVHPDNPGSLLEMYEDFFTILPEYRRCDMDHLVWKKATFGYIPGHFSTSDRDRQVAFDRLVAIGDAASLQSPLVFTGFGSLVRNLSRLTHLLDTALRHDLLAAKYLDQIRAYQSNIAVTWLFSKGMMVPTGRAIAPQRINAMLNTFFGILASEPPEIADQFVKDRVSWLGFNRMALTAAWQNPALLLWIWELAGPRDMVRWMRSYLTFTVTALMGWLLGWLPNFTLRIQPWCEKQYPALWFWLLARAYAVTDGLGRPAKLNLPLQQVAGAEPERMGRSPTLENVQDS; from the coding sequence ATGCGAGAGGTTTTGTATATCGAGGTTCCCACCGCAGCTAGCGACGCGGTTTGCCAATGGCTCCACACAACCTATAAGCCATTCGCAGGGCAACCCCATCCCACACCGAGCGGCCTGCGTCTGGTCTTCCCGGCCTCGTCTACTCGGTCAGGAAGCGCTGAATTACCGGATGAGTTGGCGATCGTTATCTGGTCGGTACAGCGCACAACCTATCTCAAAGTATTTCGATGGGCGACCCAACCCGCACCCCAAGAGGCACAAATTTTACAGCACCTCACTCAGGGTATCCGCACCGCGTTTCCGCCTCAGTATCCCGCACCTCCGGTCATTGACTTATCCCAGCACTCGATTTTTGAAGCCCTAGCGCCCTATTACCCTAAAACCGTAGCCTTTTTTCAGCGGTTTCCGAATGGCGAGTACGACCTCACCCGCGCCTACTGGTGGGAGCAACGATGGCGCGATCGCGTCCGTAATCCCCAAACGCCCACGCCAATTGTGCAGCAAGTCTCGGAGGCCACCCTGCCCAACCTCACCACGCCGATGTACGACCTCATCTATATCGGTGGCGCGTTGGGTGTGATCCATGCAGCGGTGATGGCGCAGCGGGGATATCGGGTGCTGCTCGTCGAGCGGCTCCCCTTTGGGCGGATGAATCGGGAGTGGAACATTTCTCGACAAGAATTTCAAAGCCTGATCGATCTTGGCCTGTTTACCCCTAGCGAATTTGAAGGGCTGATTGCCTGCGAGTACGAGGACGGATTCCACAAATTCTTTGATGCCAACAATCCGCCCCAAGCCAAAGCTCCGATTCTCCATACGCCCACGGTGCTCAACATCGCGCTCGATTCGGAAAAGCTGCTGCGCCTGTGCGGGGAGAAACTGCGGGCTGCCGGGGGCGAGATTTGGGATGAAACGGAGTTTAAGCAGGCGGATATTTCGGCTGAACGAGTGGTTGTTCACGCCGTTGGTGCAGATGGAGGCGATCGCAGCGCCCAGGGTCGCCTACTCGTAGATGCCATGGGCACCGCCTCCCCGATTGCGTGGCAGCTCAACGGTGGACGAGCCTTTGACAGCGTTTGTCCCACGGTGGGAGCCGTGATCGATGGCGGTTTTGAACCGGGGGTTTGGGATTCTCGCTATGGGGATGTGCTGAATAGTCATGGGGACATCTCGCGGGGACGGCAGTTAATCTGGGAACTGTTTCCGGGCAAAGGGAACGAACTCACCTTCTACCTGTTCCACTACCATCAAGTCCATCCCGACAATCCAGGCTCCCTTCTGGAGATGTACGAAGACTTTTTCACGATCCTGCCAGAGTATCGCCGCTGCGACATGGATCACCTGGTTTGGAAGAAAGCGACCTTTGGCTACATTCCGGGACACTTCAGCACCAGCGATCGCGATCGCCAGGTGGCCTTCGATCGCTTGGTTGCCATTGGGGATGCCGCGTCGTTACAGTCTCCCTTGGTCTTTACCGGGTTTGGCTCTCTGGTGCGCAATTTGTCGCGGTTAACCCATCTGCTCGATACGGCGCTCCGTCATGATTTGCTTGCGGCCAAGTACCTGGATCAAATTCGCGCCTACCAGAGCAACATTGCCGTCACTTGGCTCTTTTCCAAAGGCATGATGGTGCCCACCGGACGGGCAATCGCCCCTCAACGGATCAACGCCATGCTGAACACTTTCTTTGGCATTTTGGCGAGCGAACCTCCAGAGATTGCCGACCAATTCGTCAAAGATCGGGTAAGTTGGTTAGGGTTTAATCGGATGGCTCTGACGGCGGCTTGGCAGAATCCGGCACTTCTGCTCTGGATCTGGGAACTGGCAGGCCCCCGGGATATGGTGCGCTGGATGAGGAGTTACCTCACCTTTACCGTCACCGCACTGATGGGCTGGCTTTTGGGGTGGTTACCGAATTTCACCCTGCGGATTCAGCCCTGGTGCGAGAAGCAGTATCCCGCGCTGTGGTTTTGGCTCCTAGCCCGCGCCTACGCTGTCACCGATGGATTAGGACGTCCCGCCAAGCTGAACCTCCCCTTACAGCAAGTCGCTGGGGCTGAGCCAGAAAGAATGGGGCGATCGCCCACCCTGGAAAACGTTCAAGATTCGTGA
- a CDS encoding iron-sulfur cluster assembly accessory protein, whose protein sequence is MTQATPSQQRGIMMSDAALKHVLALREAQGKDLCLRVGVRQGGCSGMSYMMDFEDPNNIREDDEVFDYDGFKVVCDPKSMLYLYGLMLDYSNSLIGGGFQFTNPNASQTCGCGKSFTS, encoded by the coding sequence ATGACACAGGCAACCCCATCACAGCAACGCGGCATCATGATGTCGGACGCCGCTCTGAAGCATGTCTTGGCGCTCCGAGAAGCTCAAGGCAAGGATCTCTGCCTGCGCGTAGGGGTTCGGCAGGGGGGATGTTCGGGCATGTCCTACATGATGGACTTTGAAGACCCCAACAATATTCGTGAAGACGATGAAGTATTTGACTACGATGGCTTCAAGGTCGTCTGCGATCCCAAAAGCATGTTGTACCTATACGGGCTGATGTTGGATTACAGCAACTCCCTGATCGGTGGCGGATTTCAGTTTACGAATCCGAATGCGAGTCAAACCTGCGGGTGTGGCAAGTCCTTCACCTCTTAA